The Ahaetulla prasina isolate Xishuangbanna chromosome 5, ASM2864084v1, whole genome shotgun sequence genomic sequence cagcaacgtgcttgtttcccgccgaaatatttaaagatacattacactccttccctcccagaaagcattttacctatatttacattatatttacatattacttttcaacgtaatcacgcaaatagactgggcgtctcctgactctttcggacctgcgcagtacattccctgggagcgggtcgagttgaccggaggggctgtttgctcctctcggctcctcctctaggccatccggccctggattatttgccgagtcgtccctgctgttttctaatggaacctgttggcgtcgctggacctccgggaattcagttaagtcctgcgattttcccgggttagagtcagctgtgggttcaaacattgtatagtcagggcctgtttcgtctgactcggagttttcggctattcgttttcttaattgatctatatgtcgcctccatactcggccgtcctctaactccaccaagtatgatttgggacctgttatgtttagaatttttccgGCTACCCAgatcgggccctcaccatagttgtgtgcccatacccggtcgcctatttccattcctcttgttttttcgagtccccccttgtaaccctctggtgtatagtttggatttaaacggtctagtgggcacctgagctttcggcccattaataattctgcaggGCTTCTACCGGttgtggcacagggggttcggtgttggacggccaggaaaacatctattttagattgccagtcgcctggcttgagtctggacaatgcctcttttgcgcttcggacgaaacgctctgcaaggccattcgtcgcagggtggaaaggcgccgagagggcatgccggatgccctcttctgccaagtattcctcaaactgtgttgccgtgaattgcgggccgttatcggataccaacgtgtcgggcaacccatgtgttgcaaataggtgccgtaggactgagatcacggcctcggctgtcatggatctcatgagaatgatttccagccatttggagtaggcatcgactactaccaggaaggtttggccgtggaaggggccggcaaaatcaatgtggattctagaccagggcccttggggtctttcccattcccgaaccggggccgttgggggtagaggtctggactcctggcaggcctggcatttccctaccctttcagcaatttctgagtccattaagggccaccacacatagcttctcgctagacccttcatcctaacgatccctgggtgaccctcgtggaggaggtccaacacccttttcctcaatttttctgggatcaccactctatccccccatagcaggcaccccccttgagccgaaagttccccacgtttttttacaaattctttaaaacgctcgcccggcgcagcgggccaccctctttgtacccaaccgagtacagttctcaaagtaatgtcccggtatgatgcccgagccacctccttagacgtgactgggccagagtccagagagtcaattaacagtatgggcgtccccggagtggggtcttcgatcgccccaggtagtgggcatctgcttaatgcgtccgcatgccccaactcttttccgggccgatgctgcagtttgtaggaataggcggctaagaagatagtccatcgggtcaatcgtggcgaaagtgccacaggcgttgggcggtcgccagccagtatccctaacagcggtctatggtctgtaacaatttcaaagtctctcccaaaaacgtattcgtgaaactttttaacccctgacacaatggctagcgcttctttatccaattggctatagttcctctctgtcgaggacatcgttctggagtagaaggctattggggcttctgtgccatttggaagcctgtggctgagcacagcccccaccccgtaaggggaagcatcgcaaactagtaccaatggcaatgagctatgatactgaatcagtaagctatcgctcgagagtaggttttttactgcttcgaaagccctcgcttctgactttccccaagaccaagcagtattctttcccagtagcttatgtagcggctcggcaacggttgccttattttttaaaaagaccgcgtaaaaattcactagacccaggaatgcctgtagctctgttttgtttttgggcgctggagcctttcgtattgccttgaccttgctttcagtggggtgaattccctccttgtctattctgtagcccaagaactctacggattc encodes the following:
- the LOC131199934 gene encoding uncharacterized protein K02A2.6-like, which codes for MATPVALSPRLTRWTIFLAAYSYKLQHRPGKELGHADALSRCPLPGAIEDPTPGTPILLIDSLDSGPVTSKEVARASYRDITLRTVLGWVQRGWPAAPGERFKEFVKKRGELSAQGGCLLWGDRVVIPEKLRKRVLDLLHEGHPGIVRMKGLARSYVWWPLMDSEIAERVGKCQACQESRPLPPTAPVREWERPQGPWSRIHIDFAGPFHGQTFLVVVDAYSKWLEIILMRSMTAEAVISVLRHLFATHGLPDTLVSDNGPQFTATQFEEYLAEEGIRHALSAPFHPATNGLAERFVRSAKEALSRLKPGDWQSKIDVFLAVQHRTPCATTGRSPAELLMGRKLRCPLDRLNPNYTPEGYKGGLEKTRGMEIGDRVWAHNYGEGPIWVAGKILNITGVSNSDLALNVVRFGPWTQPGNSEGPVRSTSALAQAIQALIYVMVAAIWARSVGLP